The Streptomyces sp. NBC_00459 DNA segment CCCCAGGGCAGGAGCGGCCGGGCCAGCGCGAGCGTCGCGACGGCGTCCCGCTCAGCGTGGAAGTCGGCCATGTCGCGCAGCGAGAAACGGGTCCAGATGTCGCCGTTGGTGGCGTACCAGGGACCGTCCGGGGCAGGCAGATGCGCGGCGGCGTACTTGAGGCCGCCGCCACGGCCGAGAGGCTCGGTCTCGACGACCGTCGTGACGTTCAGCGGCAGATCGGCGGTCTCCAGCCACTTCTGGAGAACCTCGGCGAGATGGCCACAGCTGACCACCACGTCCGTCACGCCCTCCTCGGCGAGCCAGACGAGCTGATGGCCGATGATCGGCGTCCCCGTGCCGGGGATCTCGACCATCGGCTTGGGCCGGTCGTCGGTGTACGGGCGGAGCCGGGAACCCTGGCCGCCGGCGAGGACCACGGCCTGGGTGGGGCGCGACGTGGCGTTCGGATCGGTCATGCCCGAACTGTACGGGGCGCTCCGCGGGTTTCGCGGGAGAGGTTGGGGTGGGGCTGTGGGTGGGCATCTGCGGGCCGGTGGGGCGCGGCGCAGCCGCAGATCAGACGCAGCCCCGCGCCCCTGCCAGGCGTGCCCCTACGGGGCGCCTGGCAGGGGCGCCTGACGTCAGCTGTGGGCCGCTGCCACTCCCGTGGCGAAGGACGTGTCGCAGACCGGGCGGGCGAACGACTGGGCGCGTGACGGGCCGTACATACGGACCGCGGCGCGGCCCAGTGCGCGGGCGATCGAGGTGCAGTGCGCCGCCAGCGACGGGTGACCGTTCACCGCCTGCTGGAGGTGGGTGAGGGCGATGCCGGGGTCCTTCTCCTGGAGCTCCAGGAGAAGCTGGTCACGCAGGACGTCCTGCGGTGAGGGGGCAGCGGCGGCCCGGGCGGCCAAGTCCTCGGAGGAGGCGGTGAGCACCGAGTCCGAGGGATTCCCCGACCAGTTGACTCGGGTGACCGCGAGGGTCCCGGACAGCACCAGGACGACGGGCAGGACAAGGGCGAGGCTACGGCCGATCCGGCGGGCGGGGCCACGGCCACTTCGCGTCAGTTGGTTAGTGGAGTGCTTCACGCGAGTGAGGGTAGCGCTCGGTGCTGATTTGGCGACATTTAGTCACCCAATCGGGGGATGGATTGGTGCCATTTTGTGGGTAGGGCGTTGACGTAGCGATTCGAAACGACCGATCTGCCGGGGTATCGGGCCACCGGCGGACGCGCACGCGAAGGGCCCCGCGGCAAGCCGCGGGGCCCTTCGGTGTTCAGGTCGCCTCCGAGTCGTCTCGGTCGGCGAGTCAGTCGGCGAGGCGCTCGCCCGTGGAGGTCGAGAACACGTGGATCTCGCCCGGACGCGGCACGACGTGCAGCGTGGCGCCCTTGTCCGGGACCGAACGGCCGCTGACGCGGACGACCAGGTCCTTGAGGTTGCCGTCGACCTTGGCGCTGCCGTAGACGTAACCGTCGGCGCCCAGCTCCTCGACGACGTTCACCGTCACGGCGAGACCGGCCGGCGCGTCCTCGGAGTCCTTGGACAGCGAGCTGGCAGCGGCACCGTTGTGCTCGACGACGTCGAAGTGCTCCGGACGGACACCGACCGTCACCGTGGTGTCACCCTTGTCCGCAGCGGCCGTGAGGGCCTCGCGGTTGACCGGGACGACCGAGTTGCCGAACTTCACGCCACCGTCGGTGATCGGAACCTCGATCAGGTTCATCGCCGGCGAACCGATGAAGCCGGCCACGAAGAGGTTCTTCGGGCGGTCGTACATGTTGCGCGGCGAGTCGACCTGCTGAAGCAGACCGTCCTTCAGTACGGCCACACGGTCACCCATGGTCATGGCCTCGACCTGGTCGTGGGTGACGTACACCGTGGTGATGCCGAGGCGGCGCTGCAGCGACGCGATCTGCGTACGCGTCGACACACGGAGCTTGGCGTCGAGGTTCGACAGCGGCTCGTCCATGAGGAACACCTGGGGCTCACGCACGATGGCGCGACCCATGGCGACACGCTGACGCTGACCACCGGAGAGGGCCTTCGGCTTACGGCTGAGGTAGTCCGTGAGGTCCAGGATCTTCGCCGCGTCCTCGACCTTCTGACGGATCTCGGCCTTGTTGACGCCGGCGATCTTGAGCGCGAAGCCCATGTTGTCGGCGACCGTCATGTGCGGGTACAGCGCGTAGTTCTGGAACACCATCGCGATGTCCCGGTCCTTCGGCGGCAGGTGCGTGACGTCGCGGTCACCGATGCGGATGGCGCCGGCGTTCACGTCCTCGAGCCCCGCGAGCATGCGGAGCGAGGTGGACTTGCCGCAACCGGACGGACCGACGAGCACGAGAAACTCGCCGTCCCCGACCTCGATCTCCAGACCATCGACGGCGGGCTTCTCGGTGCCCGGGTAGATGCGGGTCGCCTTGTCGAACGAAACAGTGGCCATGGGTACTAGGCCCCCTTCACCGGCAGGAACGTGCCGGACGATCCGTAGTGGAAGGTGGTGTAGTCCACGTACGCGGACTGAATCTGGACGGTACCCGGCGTTTCGGCGTCTGTCAGTAGCTGGGGGAGTGTGAACTTCGCGGAAATTTTCGACAAGGGGTCGGCCGGGGCCTGGGTACACTTCACGGGCACGCATGCCTGCACGGTCTGTATGCACGCGCGCGGTGTGCCTCCTTAGCTCAGTTGGCCAGAGCAACGCACTTGTAATGCGTAGGTCGTCGGTTCGAATCCGACAGGGGGCTCAACGGCCCAGGTCAGCTCCATGCTGACCTGGGCTTCTTCGTGTTTGTGTCTGTGTGATGCTCGCGTCATGACTGATGAGCGTGAGGTTGTGATCGTCCGCTGGCCGGGGCAGGCACCCTCGGCAGAGGCCTCTGAGAGCGGGCTCGCCGCGTTGTTGGCGGCCTACCACCTGCGGACCGAGGCCGAGAAGGGTGAGCCCGTTGGTGATGTGGACGGGCTGCCGTTGCGCTATCGGGCGGAGATCTCGGACCCGGGAGCCGCGTTCGTCGGTGATGTCGTGCTGGTGGCGCTCAGCGGGGGTGCTGCCGTGGGGTGTGTGGTGGTGACCGCGCCCGTCGGTGGGCGGTCGGAGATCAAGAGGCTCTGGACGGATCCGGATTTCCGGGGGCGGGGGATCGCGTCCGGTCTGCTCCGTGCCGCGCTCGCGCAGGCTGTGGAGGGCGGTGTCAGCAGGGTGCGGCTGTCCGTGTGGGAGTGGCGGGTCGGGGCCATCGCTCTGTACGAGCGGCTCGGTTTCGTCGTCGTCGAGTCTTGGGACGGGCGGGATCAGTTGGTGTGCATGGAGTGCGCTGTGTGAGTGGTCGCCGTTGTGGGGCGCCGTGGGTCGCCACGGGTCAGGCGTGGCGCAGTCGGCGCGCGATCTCCAGGTCCGGTTCCTCCAGCGGGTCGCCGTCCTCGATGTTCCACAGGGCGTTCTGGAGTATCCGGGCGAGGGTCCATGCGCGTGCTCGTTCCCGGTCCAGGGACAGGGCGTCCGTGAGGGCGTCGAAGCGCCAGATGATGTCGTCGGGGTCGAAGCGGTTGTTGATGGCCGGCCAGAGGTCGAAGGCGGGGTCTCCGGCGAGGGGTTTCGGGTCGATGGCGAGCCAGGGGGCGCGGGTGGCGGCGAGGACGTTCTCGTCGTGGAGGTCCCAGTGGAGGAGGCGGTCGCCGGGGTCGGGGGCCACTTCGCGCAGGGCTGCCGTGCAGTCCTCGAGGAGGGTGCGGGTTACGGGATCGGGGATCCGGTGGAGGGCTTGTGGTGCTTCGTTCAGCATTGCTGTCGCGATGTCGCCGAGGCGGCGGATGCCCGGTGGGGCCGGTATGGCTGTGAGGTGGCTCAGGAGGCCGGCGATGACGAGGGTGGCTTCGTGGGCGTCGGGGTGGTGGGACAGCATCCGGGTGTGGTCGAGGCGTTCCAGGAGCATCGTTCCGGTGGTGGGGTCGTGGTCCAGGAGGCGTACCGCGTGGTCGCCGTTCCAGACGCGCAGGGCGGTCGGCTCGCCCTCGCTCTCGTCGTCCAGGAGTTGGAGTTTGAGGACGGCCGGGGTGTCGTCCGGGCGGCGGACGGGGAGGACCAGGGCTGTTACGCCGTGCATGGCCCGGCCGTCGACGCGTAGGTTCCAGCGGTCGAGGAAGTCGTTGGTGCGGGTGGGGAGTGCGGTGATGAAGGCGCGGCCTGCTTCGCCGTTGTACTTGAGCTGTGTGGCGGCCAGTTCGTCGGGTACGGGGATGCGGATCACTGGCCGACTGTATGTGCGTGCGTAAATTGGGGCATGCGATTTCCGGTGGGCCCGCGTGGGGTGTGGGCGTACGTCCGTAGTGCTCCGGGCACCTACGTGTGGCTGCTGGTCCTGTTCTTCACGACTGTTGCGGTGCATCACATGTCGGCGGAGTTCCAGGAGGAGTTCCTGCGGCAGCGGTCGACGAACATCAATGAGCTGTCGGACCGTCCGGTGCGTGTGCTGATCTCCAGTGCGATGTGGATCGACGGGTGGTGGACCCCGTATCTCGTGCTGTATTCGGTGTTTCACGCGTCGGTCGAGCGGTGGTTGGGGACCGTGCGGTGGCTTGTGGTGTGTGTGAGTGCTCATGTGCTGGCGACGTTGGTGAGTCAGGGTGCGGTGTGGCGGGCGATCCGTGATGGTTCGGCGCCGGCGTCGGCGGCGGACACGATGGATTTCGGGGTGAGTTACGGGCTGGCGGGGGTGGTGGCCGTGCTCGCGTATCGGATCGCCCGGCCTTGGCGGTATGCGTATGCGGTGGGTGTTCTCGGGGTGTACGGGGTGCCCCTTTTCGTTTCGCGGACGTTCACCGATCTGGGGCACTTCACTGCGGCGCTGATCGGGTTCGGCTGCTGGCCGTTGACGCGTGGGAGGGGTGCGGAGGTGCGGAATCCGAAGGAGACACCGGGGGTGGTGAGGCGTTAACGTCCGGCGCTATGAGCAGCGCGGATGGCGATT contains these protein-coding regions:
- a CDS encoding nucleotidyltransferase family protein is translated as MTDPNATSRPTQAVVLAGGQGSRLRPYTDDRPKPMVEIPGTGTPIIGHQLVWLAEEGVTDVVVSCGHLAEVLQKWLETADLPLNVTTVVETEPLGRGGGLKYAAAHLPAPDGPWYATNGDIWTRFSLRDMADFHAERDAVATLALARPLLPWGAVQTDGFGHITDFIESPPSTFEINAGVYVFSPEFAALLPERGDHERTTFPHLARELRLAGFPIPHGAYWRAIDTAKDLTEAAKELAALGR
- a CDS encoding aminoglycoside phosphotransferase family protein, translated to MIRIPVPDELAATQLKYNGEAGRAFITALPTRTNDFLDRWNLRVDGRAMHGVTALVLPVRRPDDTPAVLKLQLLDDESEGEPTALRVWNGDHAVRLLDHDPTTGTMLLERLDHTRMLSHHPDAHEATLVIAGLLSHLTAIPAPPGIRRLGDIATAMLNEAPQALHRIPDPVTRTLLEDCTAALREVAPDPGDRLLHWDLHDENVLAATRAPWLAIDPKPLAGDPAFDLWPAINNRFDPDDIIWRFDALTDALSLDRERARAWTLARILQNALWNIEDGDPLEEPDLEIARRLRHA
- a CDS encoding ABC transporter ATP-binding protein — encoded protein: MATVSFDKATRIYPGTEKPAVDGLEIEVGDGEFLVLVGPSGCGKSTSLRMLAGLEDVNAGAIRIGDRDVTHLPPKDRDIAMVFQNYALYPHMTVADNMGFALKIAGVNKAEIRQKVEDAAKILDLTDYLSRKPKALSGGQRQRVAMGRAIVREPQVFLMDEPLSNLDAKLRVSTRTQIASLQRRLGITTVYVTHDQVEAMTMGDRVAVLKDGLLQQVDSPRNMYDRPKNLFVAGFIGSPAMNLIEVPITDGGVKFGNSVVPVNREALTAAADKGDTTVTVGVRPEHFDVVEHNGAAASSLSKDSEDAPAGLAVTVNVVEELGADGYVYGSAKVDGNLKDLVVRVSGRSVPDKGATLHVVPRPGEIHVFSTSTGERLAD
- a CDS encoding GNAT family N-acetyltransferase; translation: MTDEREVVIVRWPGQAPSAEASESGLAALLAAYHLRTEAEKGEPVGDVDGLPLRYRAEISDPGAAFVGDVVLVALSGGAAVGCVVVTAPVGGRSEIKRLWTDPDFRGRGIASGLLRAALAQAVEGGVSRVRLSVWEWRVGAIALYERLGFVVVESWDGRDQLVCMECAV
- a CDS encoding rhomboid-like protein, producing the protein MRFPVGPRGVWAYVRSAPGTYVWLLVLFFTTVAVHHMSAEFQEEFLRQRSTNINELSDRPVRVLISSAMWIDGWWTPYLVLYSVFHASVERWLGTVRWLVVCVSAHVLATLVSQGAVWRAIRDGSAPASAADTMDFGVSYGLAGVVAVLAYRIARPWRYAYAVGVLGVYGVPLFVSRTFTDLGHFTAALIGFGCWPLTRGRGAEVRNPKETPGVVRR